One genomic region from Candidatus Chlorobium masyuteum encodes:
- a CDS encoding 7-carboxy-7-deazaguanine synthase QueE: MYSQTLNINEIFHSIQGESSYAGWPCTFIRLAGCGHGCRHCDTAYAEQPGREMNIEEIIERVAEIGAPLVEITGGEPLLQEEVYPLMEKLCNRWKESVLLETGGFLSVAKVDQRVHKIIDLKPPSTGVSDKNNPENIALALKQKDHANRSIELKIVIADREDYLWARELLTGTGLPDACTVMMGVAFGMLEPVSLTNWILEDRLNVRMQLQMHKYIWPPDMRGV, from the coding sequence ATGTACTCCCAGACGCTTAACATAAACGAGATTTTTCACTCCATCCAGGGGGAATCATCCTATGCCGGATGGCCCTGCACCTTCATCAGGCTTGCCGGATGCGGCCACGGCTGCCGCCATTGCGATACCGCCTATGCGGAACAGCCCGGCAGGGAGATGAATATTGAGGAGATCATAGAACGGGTGGCTGAAATCGGGGCGCCGCTTGTGGAGATAACCGGAGGGGAACCGCTCCTGCAGGAGGAGGTCTATCCGCTCATGGAGAAGCTCTGCAACCGCTGGAAGGAGAGTGTCCTGCTCGAAACCGGCGGATTTCTCTCTGTAGCGAAGGTGGACCAGCGCGTACACAAAATCATCGACCTGAAGCCGCCTTCAACCGGTGTATCGGATAAAAACAACCCGGAAAACATTGCACTCGCCCTGAAGCAGAAAGATCACGCAAACAGATCGATAGAGCTTAAAATAGTGATTGCCGACCGCGAAGACTACCTCTGGGCCCGGGAGCTGCTCACCGGAACCGGACTCCCTGACGCCTGCACCGTCATGATGGGCGTGGCGTTCGGTATGCTGGAGCCCGTAAGCCTTACCAACTGGATTCTTGAAGACCGGCTGAACGTCAGAATGCAGCTCCAGATGCACAAATACATCTGGCCTCCGGATATGCGGGGGGTTTGA
- a CDS encoding alpha/beta fold hydrolase, producing MIGFFLACSPGKAEPFRDEQGRVLAGSVSEKIHININGVEQGMFIKSKNREHPVLLYLHGGMPDYFLTKRYPTDLEECFTVVWWEQRSSGLSAQADIPQGTMTLEQMVSDTLELTNYLRHRFSKEKIYLMGHSGGTFIAIHAAARAPEMFFAYIGVAQMSCQRKSEKLAYDYMLRQFKESGKSKMVRKLEAAPVTMKDGIPEAYIALRDIAMHSLGIGTTHDMKSIITGILLPSLLCREYTLREKVNTWLSKSRSGVSILWDTMIRTDLNKAVPALDLPVYFFEGIYDYTCSCTEAKTYFEKLKAPLKGFYTFEHSAHSPIFEEPGKARKILREDVLRGLNNLADEI from the coding sequence TTGATTGGTTTTTTTCTGGCATGCAGTCCCGGAAAAGCCGAACCGTTTCGGGATGAACAGGGAAGGGTACTGGCGGGAAGTGTCTCGGAAAAAATCCATATCAACATCAATGGTGTTGAGCAGGGGATGTTCATCAAGAGCAAAAATAGAGAGCATCCGGTGCTGCTCTACCTGCATGGAGGCATGCCTGATTATTTCCTGACAAAAAGATATCCGACAGATCTTGAAGAGTGTTTCACTGTTGTCTGGTGGGAACAGCGTAGTTCGGGACTCTCCGCACAAGCCGATATTCCACAAGGAACGATGACGCTGGAGCAGATGGTATCCGACACGCTGGAGTTGACTAATTACTTGCGTCATCGTTTCAGCAAGGAGAAGATATACCTGATGGGGCATTCGGGCGGAACCTTCATCGCTATTCACGCTGCTGCGCGAGCGCCGGAGATGTTCTTTGCCTACATTGGGGTGGCTCAGATGTCCTGTCAGCGCAAATCTGAAAAACTGGCTTATGACTATATGCTCAGGCAGTTCAAAGAGAGTGGAAAGAGCAAAATGGTGCGAAAACTTGAAGCAGCGCCGGTCACGATGAAGGATGGTATACCTGAGGCATACATTGCCTTGCGTGACATAGCCATGCATAGCCTTGGCATTGGTACAACTCATGACATGAAGTCCATCATCACCGGAATCCTTTTGCCATCTTTGCTGTGCAGGGAGTATACGTTAAGGGAAAAGGTCAATACGTGGTTAAGCAAATCCCGTTCCGGCGTCAGCATCCTTTGGGATACAATGATCCGAACGGATCTGAACAAAGCGGTTCCGGCGCTTGATCTGCCTGTCTATTTTTTTGAAGGGATCTACGACTATACCTGTTCCTGCACAGAGGCAAAAACCTATTTTGAGAAACTGAAGGCTCCATTGAAAGGGTTTTACACCTTTGAACACTCTGCACACAGCCCGATATTTGAAGAACCCGGAAAAGCCCGGAAAATCCTGCGGGAGGATGTGCTAAGAGGGCTCAATAATCTGGCTGACGAAATCTGA
- the purN gene encoding phosphoribosylglycinamide formyltransferase → MTTHKTRIAVFCSGSGSNFQAIFHALKQRAINAEIVLCLSNRSQCGAMEFARENGIATLHLTEKQFDSFDGFAAAMVESLKKEQIEIIVLAGYMRKVPDAVVEAFTDRIINIHPALLPKFGGEGMYGIHVHTAVLAAGETESGATVHLVNEEYDKGRILMQRKVAVLPGDTPETLAARVLACEHTLYPDALEKLLKEQFS, encoded by the coding sequence ATGACTACCCACAAAACCCGCATAGCGGTCTTCTGCTCCGGTTCCGGAAGCAACTTCCAGGCAATTTTCCATGCATTGAAACAGAGAGCGATCAATGCGGAGATCGTGCTCTGCCTCTCCAACCGGTCGCAGTGCGGAGCGATGGAGTTCGCCCGTGAGAACGGCATAGCAACCCTGCATCTGACGGAAAAGCAGTTCGACTCCTTTGACGGGTTTGCCGCAGCCATGGTTGAGAGCCTCAAAAAAGAGCAGATTGAGATCATCGTGCTGGCGGGCTACATGCGCAAAGTACCTGACGCTGTCGTGGAGGCATTTACAGACCGGATCATCAACATTCATCCCGCCCTGCTGCCGAAGTTCGGTGGCGAGGGGATGTACGGCATTCATGTCCATACGGCGGTACTCGCTGCCGGTGAAACCGAGAGCGGAGCAACGGTGCATCTGGTCAACGAGGAGTATGACAAGGGTCGGATTCTCATGCAGCGCAAGGTCGCGGTGCTTCCAGGCGATACGCCTGAGACCCTTGCCGCCCGTGTGCTTGCCTGTGAACACACCCTCTACCCTGACGCCCTTGAAAAACTGCTGAAAGAACAATTTTCGTGA
- a CDS encoding aliphatic sulfonate ABC transporter substrate-binding protein produces the protein MRKLIVRLVVCISVVFGIIAPSDISAAGSLPSVLRMDYSDYNQLSLVLKKFGWLEKEFETDKVPVSWVYSTGSNQGLKDLTIGSVDFASTSALPCLLCKMQGRPVMPVYIFSHPEWVTLLVTRDSPINSVRELIGKKIAVTPDSDPYVFLLQALKEAGLRQSDVQIIPMSLSEGRMALEKHQVDAWAGSDPLISSSQMELGSRAIYRNAAFNSYGLLNTTESFAARYPEAVTRVVKVYERVRKWAIRHPDELALIYSDESGISLQIAKLILSRIDFSRTVPDSGDIEGLKDAVHILVQERKLDNRIEADSVIQHFGVEMN, from the coding sequence ATGCGTAAACTTATTGTCAGGCTTGTTGTCTGCATAAGTGTGGTTTTTGGCATAATTGCACCTTCAGACATATCAGCGGCGGGCTCTCTGCCCTCAGTGCTGAGAATGGATTACTCCGATTACAACCAGCTCAGTCTGGTATTGAAAAAATTCGGCTGGCTGGAAAAAGAGTTTGAGACAGACAAAGTTCCGGTAAGCTGGGTTTATAGTACAGGAAGTAATCAGGGGCTTAAAGATCTTACCATCGGAAGCGTTGATTTTGCTTCCACTTCAGCACTACCCTGTCTGTTGTGCAAGATGCAGGGTCGCCCGGTCATGCCCGTCTATATTTTTTCTCATCCGGAGTGGGTTACGCTGCTCGTTACCCGTGACTCGCCCATCAATTCCGTTCGGGAGTTGATAGGCAAGAAAATTGCTGTTACTCCGGACAGTGATCCCTATGTTTTCCTCTTGCAGGCGTTGAAAGAGGCGGGTTTACGCCAGAGCGATGTTCAAATTATTCCGATGTCGCTTTCCGAGGGCCGGATGGCGCTTGAAAAGCATCAGGTTGATGCGTGGGCAGGTTCCGATCCCTTAATCTCTTCAAGCCAGATGGAGCTTGGCAGTCGCGCTATATACCGCAATGCCGCATTTAACAGCTATGGGTTATTGAATACAACCGAGTCATTTGCCGCCAGGTACCCGGAAGCGGTCACTCGTGTTGTTAAAGTTTATGAACGGGTTCGGAAGTGGGCAATCAGGCATCCTGATGAGTTGGCCCTGATCTATTCCGATGAGTCCGGAATTTCATTGCAGATTGCCAAATTGATTCTCAGCCGTATTGATTTTTCCCGGACCGTTCCTGACAGTGGTGATATCGAGGGATTGAAAGATGCTGTTCACATTCTTGTACAGGAGCGAAAGCTGGATAACCGTATCGAGGCTGATAGTGTCATTCAGCATTTCGGAGTCGAGATGAATTGA
- a CDS encoding NAD(P)H-dependent oxidoreductase, protein MKILILDGSPAGDRIGEFSVAALQAHLAKRGSTSEVVALRDKKIGNCMGDFFCWFKSPGKCHVADDHQEISRKYLESDLVIFLSPITFGGYSPTLKRMVDHMIQNTLPFFATHSGEIHHLQRYERYPDVLTIGWQREPDEQSAAIFRHLAWRNSINFYAKVHACGVLCENQADRIMEAELHRLLDQIERHESEAAVTLPVINRSSEPPVALRRALLLVGSPRLEKSTSSSLGSYLFEQLNQHGVETETIFLYKAINTPERMEALRQAIQRADLVVLAFPLYVDTLPAPVISVLENVVTNGTEKSKPTRFAAIVNCGFPEASQNDSAVALCAEFSRAAGFEWMGGLSLGAGEGMVQARALREMGGRGASLRQALDGAAGELAQGKAVSDSALALLAKPLMPQWMYRLGGTIGWKMRARKFGTQKQLNAKPYEKAV, encoded by the coding sequence ATGAAAATATTGATTCTTGACGGCTCTCCGGCAGGAGACAGGATCGGCGAATTTTCTGTAGCCGCCTTGCAGGCTCACCTTGCAAAGCGGGGCTCAACTTCGGAAGTGGTGGCGTTGCGCGACAAAAAGATCGGTAACTGCATGGGTGATTTTTTCTGCTGGTTCAAAAGCCCAGGAAAGTGCCATGTAGCTGACGACCATCAGGAGATATCGAGGAAATACCTTGAAAGTGACCTTGTTATTTTTCTCTCGCCAATTACGTTTGGCGGGTACTCCCCGACGCTCAAGAGAATGGTTGATCACATGATTCAGAACACCCTGCCGTTTTTCGCAACGCACAGCGGGGAGATTCATCATTTGCAACGCTACGAGCGTTATCCGGACGTGCTCACCATTGGCTGGCAGCGTGAACCGGATGAGCAGTCCGCCGCGATTTTCCGCCATCTGGCCTGGCGAAACTCCATCAACTTCTATGCAAAGGTGCATGCGTGTGGTGTTCTTTGCGAAAATCAGGCGGATCGCATAATGGAAGCAGAACTTCATCGCCTGCTTGATCAGATTGAACGGCACGAATCTGAAGCAGCGGTGACGCTGCCGGTCATCAACCGTTCATCTGAACCCCCGGTCGCTCTTCGTCGCGCACTGCTGCTGGTTGGCAGTCCGCGCCTTGAAAAAAGCACCTCATCATCCCTCGGTTCCTATCTTTTTGAGCAGTTGAATCAGCATGGAGTCGAAACCGAAACGATTTTTCTCTATAAGGCGATCAATACCCCGGAGCGGATGGAAGCGTTGCGTCAGGCAATTCAGAGGGCAGATCTGGTTGTTCTCGCGTTTCCGCTCTATGTGGATACCTTGCCGGCGCCGGTCATTTCGGTTCTCGAAAATGTTGTGACCAACGGCACAGAAAAATCGAAGCCGACACGTTTTGCCGCCATCGTCAATTGCGGTTTTCCCGAGGCCAGCCAGAATGATAGTGCCGTTGCACTTTGCGCCGAGTTTTCGCGTGCAGCCGGATTTGAGTGGATGGGAGGACTCTCTCTTGGAGCGGGAGAGGGGATGGTTCAGGCTCGAGCGCTCAGGGAGATGGGCGGGCGGGGCGCTTCCCTCAGGCAAGCTCTGGATGGAGCAGCAGGGGAGCTTGCACAGGGTAAAGCGGTTTCCGACAGTGCTCTGGCGCTGCTTGCAAAACCATTGATGCCGCAATGGATGTACAGGCTGGGCGGCACCATTGGCTGGAAGATGCGGGCACGAAAGTTCGGCACGCAGAAGCAATTGAATGCAAAACCTTACGAGAAAGCGGTTTAG
- the purH gene encoding bifunctional phosphoribosylaminoimidazolecarboxamide formyltransferase/IMP cyclohydrolase yields the protein MSDPVIKRALVSVSDKTGIVDFCRELSLLGVEIFSTGGTLKSLQDAGVSAASISNITGFPEIMDGRVKTLHPKIHGGLLAVRENADHVKQAVENGIGFIDLVVVNLYPFEATIAKPDVTFEDAIENIDIGGPSMLRSAAKNNESVTVVTDSADYALVLKEMKENSGATKRATRLRLATKVFAETSRYDGAIAAYLTKASAGEQSAAASSMTVKLERELDMRYGENPHQSAGFYKLTDSNGSRSFGDFFEKLHGKELSYNNMLDIAAATGVIEEFRGEDPSVVIVKHTNPCGVAQAPTLAEAYRRAFSTDEQAPFGGIIAFNRPLDMEAAIAVNEIFTEILIAPAFEEGVLELLMKKKDRRLVLQKKALPNGGWEFKSTPFGMLVQERDSKIVAKEDLTVVTKRQPTEEELSDLMFAWKICKHIKSNTILYVKNRQTYGVGAGQMSRVDSSKIARWKASEVNLDLKGSVVASDAFFPFADGLLAAAEAGVTAVIQPGGSIRDNEVIEAADANNLAMVFTGMRHFKH from the coding sequence ATGTCTGATCCTGTCATCAAGCGGGCGCTGGTCTCTGTATCTGATAAAACTGGTATTGTGGATTTCTGCCGTGAGCTTTCGCTCCTCGGCGTCGAGATTTTTTCAACAGGGGGAACCTTGAAGTCGCTTCAGGATGCAGGCGTCAGTGCAGCCTCGATATCCAACATTACCGGATTTCCGGAAATCATGGATGGCCGGGTGAAAACCCTTCATCCGAAAATACATGGCGGTCTGCTTGCAGTAAGGGAGAACGCTGATCATGTCAAACAGGCGGTTGAGAACGGCATCGGTTTTATCGATCTCGTTGTAGTGAACCTCTATCCCTTTGAGGCTACCATCGCCAAGCCGGATGTAACCTTTGAAGACGCCATAGAGAATATCGATATCGGCGGTCCATCAATGCTTCGCAGCGCGGCCAAGAACAACGAGTCGGTAACGGTCGTAACCGACAGTGCCGATTATGCTCTTGTGCTCAAGGAGATGAAGGAGAACAGTGGTGCAACAAAAAGGGCTACCCGCCTGAGGCTTGCAACCAAGGTATTTGCCGAGACCTCCCGTTATGATGGAGCCATTGCGGCCTATCTCACGAAAGCTTCAGCCGGTGAGCAGTCGGCAGCAGCTTCTTCGATGACCGTCAAGCTTGAGCGTGAGCTCGACATGCGATACGGTGAGAACCCTCATCAGAGTGCAGGATTTTACAAATTGACCGATAGTAATGGTTCACGCTCATTCGGCGACTTTTTCGAGAAGCTTCACGGCAAGGAGCTCTCCTACAACAACATGCTTGATATTGCTGCGGCAACCGGAGTTATTGAGGAGTTCCGCGGTGAAGATCCGTCAGTTGTTATCGTGAAACATACCAACCCGTGCGGTGTTGCGCAGGCACCTACCCTTGCCGAAGCCTACCGCCGTGCATTCTCAACTGATGAACAGGCTCCTTTCGGCGGAATCATCGCCTTTAACCGTCCGCTGGACATGGAGGCAGCAATTGCCGTCAACGAGATCTTTACCGAGATTCTCATTGCGCCTGCCTTTGAAGAGGGCGTGCTTGAGCTCTTGATGAAGAAGAAGGACCGCAGGCTTGTGCTACAGAAAAAAGCGCTGCCGAATGGGGGCTGGGAGTTCAAATCCACTCCGTTCGGTATGCTTGTTCAGGAGCGCGACAGCAAAATCGTTGCAAAAGAGGATCTGACGGTGGTGACCAAACGTCAGCCTACCGAAGAGGAACTTTCGGATCTGATGTTTGCCTGGAAGATCTGCAAGCACATCAAATCGAACACCATTCTCTATGTGAAAAACCGTCAGACCTATGGTGTCGGTGCCGGTCAGATGTCGAGGGTTGATTCGTCGAAAATCGCACGCTGGAAAGCCTCTGAAGTCAATCTGGACCTCAAGGGATCAGTTGTTGCTTCAGATGCTTTTTTCCCCTTTGCTGACGGCCTGCTTGCCGCCGCTGAGGCCGGTGTTACGGCAGTTATTCAGCCGGGCGGTTCGATCAGGGATAATGAGGTGATTGAGGCTGCCGATGCCAACAACCTTGCAATGGTATTCACCGGAATGCGCCACTTCAAGCATTGA
- a CDS encoding PhzF family phenazine biosynthesis protein, with amino-acid sequence MKLKQYQIDAFAARPFEGNPAAVCPLESWLDDELLQAIAEENNLSETAFFVPSEKGFNLRWFTPVRELDLCGHATLAAAHVIFDIIGYSLQRITFETRSGELFVQKRGERLEMDFPASPPLPCGFSEILAEGLGKRPLEVWASDDYLVLFDSEATLRAITPDYAMLCELDLRGVIITAPGIDVDFVSRFFAPKFGIHEDPVTGSAHCTLAPYWAYKLGKHILTARQVSRRGGDIVCEVKGDRVLLSGSAVMFMEAEITL; translated from the coding sequence ATGAAACTGAAACAATATCAGATAGATGCTTTTGCTGCCCGACCATTTGAGGGGAACCCTGCTGCTGTGTGCCCGCTGGAAAGCTGGCTGGATGATGAGCTTCTTCAGGCTATAGCGGAAGAGAATAATTTGTCCGAAACGGCATTTTTTGTTCCCTCTGAAAAAGGGTTCAATCTGCGCTGGTTTACCCCGGTCAGGGAGCTTGACCTTTGCGGCCATGCAACTCTTGCGGCGGCTCATGTGATTTTCGACATTATTGGCTACTCCCTTCAGCGCATCACCTTTGAAACACGGAGCGGTGAGCTCTTTGTGCAAAAGAGAGGGGAGAGGCTGGAAATGGATTTTCCTGCCTCTCCACCGCTACCCTGCGGATTTTCTGAGATTCTGGCTGAAGGTCTCGGCAAGCGACCTCTGGAGGTGTGGGCTTCGGACGATTATCTTGTCCTGTTCGACAGCGAAGCCACTCTTCGCGCTATCACTCCTGACTATGCAATGCTTTGCGAACTTGATCTGCGCGGTGTCATAATTACTGCTCCCGGCATTGATGTTGATTTTGTCAGTCGCTTCTTTGCTCCAAAGTTCGGTATTCATGAGGATCCCGTAACCGGTTCGGCTCACTGCACACTTGCGCCATACTGGGCCTATAAACTTGGAAAGCATATCCTTACGGCCAGACAGGTTTCCAGACGGGGTGGCGATATCGTTTGCGAAGTGAAAGGCGACCGGGTTCTTCTCTCGGGGAGTGCGGTCATGTTCATGGAGGCGGAGATTACCCTGTAA
- a CDS encoding TetR/AcrR family transcriptional regulator produces the protein MARPIKKEQIPNLQEAIKDTAWRLIAEFGAPALSLRAIARDLKITAPAIYNYFPDRDALVTALTIDAFTSFGDVQLRARDSFPSSQPLERLQAIGLAYRHWALSYPQRYQLIFGTPIPGYEQQQMAIIPSATRSISALVSVIEDIRVAGKLKAENFPLPEPEYEAQLATMKTCTRNLHSLSHGVALIVWSRVHGLVSLEIGGRIPPFGVSGDDLYRYELQSIAKQFIQEE, from the coding sequence ATGGCAAGACCGATCAAAAAAGAGCAGATCCCGAATTTACAGGAGGCTATCAAGGATACGGCATGGCGGTTGATTGCGGAGTTCGGGGCTCCGGCTCTTTCGTTGCGGGCCATTGCCCGAGACTTGAAGATTACTGCTCCCGCCATTTACAACTACTTCCCGGATCGTGACGCACTGGTGACAGCCCTCACCATTGATGCCTTTACCTCCTTTGGTGATGTTCAGCTCAGGGCTCGCGACAGCTTTCCCTCTTCACAACCTCTTGAGCGTTTACAGGCTATCGGTCTTGCCTATCGCCACTGGGCACTGAGCTATCCCCAGCGTTATCAGCTCATTTTTGGCACCCCCATTCCCGGCTACGAACAGCAGCAGATGGCTATCATTCCATCAGCAACCCGATCCATCAGCGCGCTGGTGAGTGTGATCGAGGATATTCGCGTTGCCGGGAAACTGAAAGCTGAAAATTTCCCGTTGCCGGAGCCGGAGTATGAGGCGCAGCTTGCGACTATGAAGACCTGCACCAGGAACCTTCACTCGCTTTCGCACGGTGTTGCCCTGATTGTATGGAGCAGGGTGCACGGGCTTGTGTCGCTTGAAATCGGCGGTCGCATCCCTCCGTTCGGAGTGAGCGGTGATGATCTCTATCGTTATGAATTACAATCAATAGCCAAACAATTTATACAGGAGGAGTGA
- a CDS encoding recombinase family protein produces the protein MEGRFIGYVRTLPSDQEHHLQMDALQLAGCQPHHIFSDKPGGVKSERPGFEQCLQELRQGDTLVVWRLDGPGKSVHHLIQLFEKLQKMGIGFRSICDEAIDTTKDWGMVVFNIFSSLSMVERRLLQENTKAGLREARAIGRKGGRKPTVNDDLKVQLVKKMSQNTSISVSEICETLKISRATYYRYLSIAE, from the coding sequence ATGGAAGGAAGATTTATTGGATATGTCCGTACTTTACCGTCGGACCAGGAGCACCATCTTCAGATGGATGCACTTCAGCTGGCAGGTTGTCAGCCTCACCATATTTTTTCTGACAAACCGGGTGGAGTGAAATCCGAGCGTCCCGGTTTTGAGCAGTGCCTGCAGGAGCTGAGGCAGGGTGATACACTGGTAGTATGGCGGCTTGACGGGCCAGGCAAATCGGTTCATCACCTGATCCAGCTTTTTGAAAAGCTGCAAAAAATGGGGATAGGATTCCGTTCCATCTGCGATGAAGCCATTGATACGACCAAGGATTGGGGTATGGTTGTATTCAATATCTTTTCTTCGCTCTCTATGGTTGAGCGGAGGTTGCTTCAGGAAAATACAAAAGCCGGTTTGAGGGAAGCACGGGCAATCGGGCGCAAAGGCGGCCGGAAGCCAACCGTGAATGATGATTTGAAAGTGCAGCTTGTGAAAAAAATGAGCCAGAATACAAGCATCAGTGTCAGTGAGATTTGTGAGACACTGAAGATCTCCAGAGCGACCTATTATCGCTATCTGTCGATCGCCGAGTAA
- the queG gene encoding tRNA epoxyqueuosine(34) reductase QueG translates to MSYSGTNICRELRKEAARLGFSAIGFSTPHPQQLAVERFAAMIREKRHGEMHYMEQGIENRAEPAMLLPGLKTVISAAISYNNYVEYREGQPKISRYALIADYHTVVRSKLEQLLEKLKTLTTEPLNALITVDSSPVLEKTWAEHAGIGKPGKNTLLIVPSAGSQIFLGELLIDMEIIESKPPLQNLCGSCNLCIEQCPTGALTGPGKIDASRCISYLTGELKRDFSSEEQSMVGEWLFGCDLCMDVCPHNRQSSIKANDSFALRQDLTDITTEQIMNLTRSGFRKLFQGTPVFRIGLRRLKRNAKAVAENIKQAAEKRGGA, encoded by the coding sequence ATGAGTTATTCCGGAACCAATATCTGCCGTGAACTCCGAAAGGAGGCTGCTCGACTCGGTTTCTCTGCAATCGGATTCTCAACTCCCCATCCGCAACAGCTTGCCGTAGAGCGTTTCGCGGCCATGATCCGGGAAAAACGGCATGGGGAGATGCACTATATGGAACAGGGCATTGAAAACAGGGCAGAACCCGCAATGCTTCTTCCGGGCCTTAAAACGGTTATTTCTGCCGCCATCAGCTACAATAATTATGTGGAATATCGTGAAGGGCAGCCGAAAATTTCCAGGTATGCGCTCATTGCGGATTACCACACCGTGGTCCGCAGCAAACTTGAACAACTGCTTGAAAAGCTGAAAACCCTCACAACTGAACCGCTCAATGCGCTCATTACGGTGGACAGCTCCCCTGTGCTTGAAAAAACTTGGGCAGAACATGCCGGCATTGGAAAACCGGGGAAAAACACGCTCCTGATCGTACCCTCAGCAGGGTCACAGATTTTTCTTGGAGAACTCCTCATCGACATGGAGATCATTGAGAGCAAACCTCCGCTCCAGAATCTTTGTGGAAGCTGCAACCTCTGTATTGAGCAGTGCCCGACAGGCGCGCTAACCGGACCGGGAAAAATCGATGCATCACGATGCATCTCCTACCTTACCGGAGAGCTTAAACGGGATTTTTCGTCAGAGGAGCAGTCAATGGTTGGAGAGTGGCTCTTCGGTTGTGATCTCTGCATGGATGTTTGCCCGCATAACCGGCAATCGAGCATCAAAGCCAATGACTCATTTGCGTTACGGCAGGATCTGACGGATATCACGACAGAACAGATTATGAACCTTACCCGATCGGGATTCCGCAAACTCTTTCAGGGAACCCCGGTTTTCCGCATAGGACTCAGACGTCTTAAACGGAATGCAAAGGCAGTTGCCGAAAACATCAAACAGGCAGCAGAGAAGAGAGGTGGAGCATAA